The Pseudorasbora parva isolate DD20220531a chromosome 16, ASM2467924v1, whole genome shotgun sequence genome includes a region encoding these proteins:
- the cpne2 gene encoding copine-2, which yields MPFWDGNSGCGRGGTPISMAYTLGSGPDAGPAIAPQHCITKVELSVCGSNLLDRDVASKSDPFCVLFHDVDGNWVELARTETAVNNLNPVFGVKFQVDYHFEEVQKLKFAMFDEDKCSSQLYEHDFLGEFTCTLGVIVSNKKLHRPLILANGKPAGKGAITITAQELSDNRIITLTMCGRKLDKKDFFGKSDPYLEFHKQGDDGKWMMVHRTEVIKNTLDPVWKPFTVPLISLCNGDVDRNIKVLCYDYDNDGGHDFIGEFQTTVNKMSEAQNAVEVEFECINPKKQKKKSYKNSGIIIVKSCKITRNYSFLDYILGGCQLMFTVGIDFTASNGNPREPSSLHYINPMGSNEYLSAIWAVGQIIQDYDTDKMFPALGFGAQLPPDWKVSHEFAINFNPTNPFCSGVEGIVEAYSNCLPHIRFYGPTNFSPIINHVARFATQALQQETAAQYFTLLIITDGVISDMDETRHAIVQAAKLPMSIIIIGVGNADFTAMEFLDGDSSALRSYTGEEAVRDIVQFVPFRDFRNAPKETLAKSVLAELPQQVTQYFKQRNLSPSNTMPE from the exons ATGCCATTTTGGGATGGAAACTCAG GGTGTGGGAGAGGAGGTACTCCCATCTCCATGGCCTATACTCTGGGCTCGGGCCCCGACGCGGGTCCTGCCATTGCGCCCCAGCACTGCATCACAAAGGTAGAGCTTTCCGTCTGCGGCTCCAACCTGCTGGACCGTGACGTGGCATCCAAGTCTGACCCTTTCTGTGTTCTTTTCCATGATGTGGATGGCAACTGGGTGGAG ctgGCTCGAACGGAGACGGCCGTGAACAACCTGAATCCAGTATTTGGTGTGAAATTCCAAGTGGATTACCACTTTGAGGAGGTCCAGAAACTCAAGTTTGCCATGTTTGATGAGGACAAGTGCAGCTCCCAGCTTTATGAACACGACTTTCTGGGCGAGTTCACCTGCACTTTGGGAGTG ATTGTGTCAAATAAGAAGCTACATCGACCACTGATTCTGGCTAATGGCAAGCCAGCAGGGAAGGGGGCCATCACA ATAACAGCCCAGGAGTTATCAGACAACAGAATAATCACTCTAACCATGTGTGGGAGGAAGCTAGATAAAAAG GACTTTTTCGGTAAATCAGACCCCTATTTAGAATTCCACAAACAAGGGGATGATGGAAAATGGATGATGGTTCACAGAACAGAG GTAATTAAGAACACTTTGGATCCTGTATGGAAGCCTTTCACAGTGCCTCTAATCTCACTTTGTAATGGAGATGTGGACAGAAACATCAAG GTGCTGTGCTACGATTACGACAACGATGGAGGCCATGACTTCATTGGCGAGTTTCAGACCACCGTTAACAAGATGAGCGAAGCACAGAACGCAGTGGAG GTTGAGTTTGAATGTATTAATCCcaaaaaacagaagaaaaagaGCTACAAAAACTCTGGGATCATAATTGTAAAGTCATGCAAG ATTACGAGAAACTACTCCTTCCTGGACTACATTCTGGGTGGCTGTCAGCTCATGTTTACT GTTGGCATCGACTTCACAGCATCCAATGGAAACCCCAGGGAGCCATCGTCTCTGCATTATATCAACCCAATGGGCAGCAACGAATATCTGTCTGCCATCTGGGCTGTAGGCCAGATCATCCAAGACTATGACAC GGATAAAATGTTTCCTGCACTTGGATTTGGGGCTCAACTCCCACCAGACTGGAAG GTATCCCATGAATTTGCAATCAACTTTAATCCCACAAACCCTTTCTGCTCAG GCGTGGAGGGGATCGTTGAAGCTTATTCCAACTGCCTGCCTCACATCCGCTTCTATGGACCCACCAACTTCTCCCCCATCATTAACCACGTGGCCCGCTTCGCTACCCAGGCCCTCCAGCAGGAAACTGCCGCA CAATACTTCACACTACTGATTATTACCGACGGAGTGATCAGCGACATGGACGAAACGCGCCACGCTATAGTGCAAGCCGCCAAGCTTCCCATGTCCATCATTATAATCGGGGTGGGCAATGCCGACTTCACCGCCATGGAGTTTCTGGATGGAGACAGCAGTGCGCTGCGATCCTACACAGGAGAGGAGGCGGTCCGAGACATCGTGCAGTTTGTCCCATTCAGGGACTTTCGCAAC GCTCCGAAGGAAACTTTAGCCAAATCCGTATTGGCAGAGCTGCCGCAACAGGTCACACAGTATTTCAAACAGAGGAACCTGTCGCCTAGCAACACAATGCCTGAATAA